The DNA segment tgaaaaacgtcACCCGAATCTACTGAGTTAGCATGCACCACGGGCTGAGCACCCCGAGTCAAACAGGGTAATGAGGAAAAGGACACAGCATCAATTAAACGTCTGTTAGCCACATCAACCAGTAGTCCGtgagcacaaagaaaatcagcgCCTATTATAGGCACAGagctagcagcaacaacaaagttccACTGAAAGTCACGGTCGTGAAAGCAAACAGTCACCAACCTTTCACCGAAGGTTTTGATGGGAGAGCCATTAGCCGCTGTTAGCAATGGCCCGCAACCCTCAGCTAGCCTGTCCGAGCCAGCCGGGGGAAGAAGGCTCTTCTGTGAGCCGGAGTCCACCAGGAAACGCCTCCCCGAGCGTGAGTCCTCTAAGAAAAGCAGCCTTTCCTTGTTGCCAGCGGTCGCGGCTGCTACAGAGCGCTGACATGCCCGTTTCCCTGGGTCTGGAAACTGCAAGGCGGGAGGCAGCGCCGTGCCTTCGCTCCAAAACGCTggtgataaaaacaaagccCCTTTCCGCGGTGCCGCCGTGCAGCGATTCCGGCCACAGTGGACGAGTCGGAGGGCCCGTGGAGCATCGGTGAGGGGGAGGGGGAAAACGCTGGTGGGTCCTGAATAACCGTCTGGACGCCGAAAGTCCTGGTAGCCAGGAGGATGCGATCCGCCTCTTCCGCAAGGGAGCGGTAATCCTTCGTGGCCAATAGCGGGGAGTTGGCAAGGCCAGCGCGCACTGGAGCCGGCAGCTGTCGAAGAAAGAGGTGGGTGAAGAGAAATCCTCCATCCTCCGCGCCCAGCAAGGACAGCATGCTCTCCATGAGCTCGAGGGCGGTGCCGTCGCCCAGGCCCGCGATGGAAAGGAGTTTCTCGGCCCGCTCAGCATCAGAGAGGGAGTAACGCCGCAGCAGCAGCCCCTTGAGGGCGGCGTACTTGCCCTGGGCTGGGGGATCCCGGAGGAGAGTCATCACACGGCGGGTTGACAGCGGGTCAAGTGAGGCCACCACATGGTGGTATTTAGTGTCGTCGGCTGAAACTCCACGAAGAGCAAACTGAGCTTCTACGTGCATGAACCATGAAGGAGGATCGTGAAGCCAAAAATCCGGCAATTTAAGCGCCACAGCAAACGCAGCCATCGGCGGAGGTGAAGGTCCGGCGGCCGCCGATGCTTCCAGGCCAGAGCTGGCTTCGTCGTCGAGCCTTAGCATGTTCACTAcaggggtcaccaatgtggaggtatgtaacaacgacaggagaggtctcagtgtctcactccaacaactttattaactgacaGAACTTCACAAATAGTCAgcgccaaaatctccaccccCACACTTCCTTTCAACttgtgtgtgagtggagccacctggtggtccgccacagtatcgcttttactctcaacaagcagtgggtgctgtaacgcagtcagttcttcttttactcttttactcttatgctgttttgtggatcacaaggtttaaaactacttataaacacacacacacaaagtaactccaccagagtgcctatttcgggtcacttttgccggtccaagcccgggtaaaggagcaagtttggaattgtgacattaaaaaaaacaataattgctaaaagaaatttaatttgtagttctaaataaattctaaatgcatttaggacgttttttactcactttatgtctcttccacgatgttatttctctctccaacaacataggttacaattagattagcatgaccaattatgcaagttaggcgatgacgtcatttagcgacttctagcgacttttaggacaaccaatagcgattttccttactgaggagttggcaacactgggccAATGGCCCAGTggatgcagagtgggggtctcagtgtttgtaatattttaactgtgttttctaTGTTGTGTAGAGAAATTTGGTGTAGCTTGGGTGAGATTACTTTTATGACCGTCAGGAAGTCACGTacgcagagacacacacacacacagcgcttAAACTTACactcacacatccacacacacactcactcacgtgcactcacatagacatacgggtacgcgcacacacaggcactcacgtgcttgtgcatacacacagacacagagtttgcaggACACcatgggggttttatgatggggtcgcttctacaaaactgtgtttcacagacaaagAAGTGAAGATctgcagagggacaccggccttgcacgtcttcccttctagaagatgcatgcttaaatgaagatgaataaagatgaataaaggatttgtgaaatgactactgagttccGGTGCCGTCTCTGGATGCTTCGAggaatccggtcgttaagtgatgacatgacgaatcctacttccgggcctaaagtagtctgcgtttaatatggcttttgtgttgttaaccagtgttggtcaagttacttgaaaaaagtaatcagtaactaattactgattactcccccaaaaaagtaatcccgttactttactgattacttattttcaaaagtaattaattacttagttacttagttactttttaaaaacacgatttacaacctgaagaggtgataaagcgatagatctttcagcccaattctactttttctgcataatccatcatacaaaatgtaatcaaatggaaaagtctctttttttaaacttgttttatcagttttaatcttttaactttatgcatcaagcaaaaatttaattatatgcaacattttctgacttgaataaattagtttaacatttaaacctattttatgcacattccagcacataaaataaaatattttttgtgtttacactcactctttcaaatagatgcaagtaaaacacagcagaaaataaataaagtcaaagactcagcggtcctgttactctattttcacctgtaaagcaggactgggggtagtcggaggtttgccctggtgcaggtgtgctgcggtcagttgaagaatccgcgagtttctctgtgagtttcccattacgtcatagcgcactcagtgcttgcttggaagtttaggggtttttttcgctgtaaaaagttttcttcccacgcacaacggacgctaatgtttttgtcactttttatggaatcaaactcaaaataaggtcagtacttccaccctttaaacgctgcacgctcattctctctcccacaatcgatatgtgatccattgttgatctgcacacagctgttgtcaccaacggcgcacttgcttacgtcactgtcatgagacattctcgcaaaaaaattagtaacgcagcgttcctacgggaaagtaacggtaatctaattactgattttgcaatagtaatcccttactttactcgttacttgaaaaaagtaatcagattacaggcgctactgcccatctctgttgttaacatgtttaatgttatgcatTTTCAGTCACAAACAGtgacagtcagtgatcactgttgacctccctcagcttttattaccactaatcatttatttaagctcagtttttaaaacgttaggatgtaactacagcccagcccatgcagcagtatatgaatgactaacctcgtattgaggatggattatctcagttgttctcctggctgaagtttggtccttttacagcatcctgccatgcgattacatttgttcctgaccaccgagaacactcacgttaacttttattgagtggaaaaaaagttagcttgtttatattatgctaacatagctgtgtcgctaggtcacatagcacatcattatataccagctagccaaacttcagtaaccctacaaacgtcactgctgtttagttttctgtcttcatttatgttggaagtgataacagagctgtacgttttaatttgtttccaaaaccccgcagtcaggacatgctatattgtatttagatagaagctagcgagctaacttcctgctaacttctaactccgttaaatgtcataaattccgttttcatggatgcctggatgttaaactcaattgttacacctggtagagcagaacgctgatcattttattaaagatgaaagacttatGCTTaattttttgtgatttaaaaaactgCTGACTTGTCTACTCACCAAAAAGTCAAGAATTTGAGTTTTCATTGCATCTCTTTCACTGTTCTTTCAGCCTAAGAAAAGGACGCGAAAGCTCTTTAGATAAATAAACCAgcctcctctcttctcctctcctcaaAGGCTTCGACAGGTACTGAGTGTGGCAGAGCTGAGTGAATTGGTTGCTGAGATGGGTCATTAGCTTTTCGCCCTTGCCATCGATCTGAGGCAGAAGAGACGTGGGAGAAAGGGAACGATAGacggagcgagagagagagacaggagcaCGGTTGGGCCTTTAAACTGAGACGATTGGAAagaatgaaacactgaatgaagtGACTGCAACAGAACGGGCCAGGTTAAATGGATTAAACTGTCCAGATTGCTTTGTTTTAACTTAATGTCGCAGGATCCGTAAGTGAGTCTGATAAGGCCGCCATTTTATGCCCTGTCATGCATGACACCGTGGACAGTTTATTTGGAAACACAAAATGGAATGGGAGAAATCCATAAAACCAGCAAAGAGGATTATTTTGGGCTTAGTTATCCAGACCAGTTAATCTACTGATCAGAATTAACAAACTACCACAAAAGGGGaactctgaatgttttttttatttcttatttaaacCTTAATTTTAATATCTTTTTGACATCGGCTTTAAGTTTGGCAGCGTTAGTCCATCACATCTGTGCAGATTACCATTTTCTGATCACTAATCCCAGACTTTGTTAATTCCATGAAATTTCGTCAGGTcatttttaacagtttaaagACCCTAATTTCTAAGTTGTGTTGGATCTTATGATCCACAACAACAGATATGATGAAACATCTAAAGGTCATTTAAAGAAGTACACATAAACCATAGAATATCTCTTCAAAAATGACAATCCAGCTTCTGAATTCACACTAATAACAAAACtgagtgttttaaaaaataatgtactGAATTAAATCTTAAATAGGTTAATGGGAAACAtgaaattgcccataggtgtgaatgcgggagtgaatgtgagtgcgattGGTTGTCTCCAGTCTATgcgttagccctgcgacagactggcgacctgtcctgggtgtaccctgcctgttGCTATGAGACAGCTGGGGCTCCAGCACCCctcgtgaccctgaaaaggataagcagaagcgaatTGATGGATGAATTAAATCTATTAAAATGCTACTCATACTAATAAGAAAGGAGTGAGTCAATAAAACCAGCCCGGGCTAGTGAAactgataacaaaaaaaaaaaaaagttgttgtaGTTGCCACCAGCAGTTTAAACTAGAGGTCCCTAACCTGTGTACACCATGCCAAAAGTATAAATAGTCCTTCATTGGCGCATGAAAAGTATACCCTTTCTCTTTTCTCCCAGCAACAGTGACTTGCCTTCGTGTATGCTCTGCGTGTGTCATGTGCATGGTGTCTGATCACGGGGAAGACAGTGTAGAAGAAGGAGGAAACATCCACTCTTGGTGGTGCTGGACAACTTGGGCAGAGGTCTGAACTCTGTCGTTGCCGTGCTGTCCTCCTCAGTTTGCATCGGTGCTGATGCTGACTTCTGATGCTGTGCGAATGCCGCATTTCTCTTCTTGCCCCTGTCAGTGCTCAAAGAAATGCCAGCGTTCCATGGCCTCCCTCGAATTAAGGTTAATTTTCTCTGCACGTTTTGCCGCTGTGCTTCTCAGGTGACTCTGCCGTCTCTCTCACCCCATCCTGCTCTGCCGTGCCTCTTTTAAAGAGTGGACTGAGCAGGTGTGATTGATTTTGCATCGTTTGGGGCAGTTGTGGTTTGGATGCAAAACACTGaataacaatttttaaaataaaagtatgcaaag comes from the Astatotilapia calliptera chromosome 15, fAstCal1.2, whole genome shotgun sequence genome and includes:
- the LOC113037555 gene encoding uncharacterized protein LOC113037555; protein product: MLRLDDEASSGLEASAAAGPSPPPMAAFAVALKLPDFWLHDPPSWFMHVEAQFALRGVSADDTKYHHVVASLDPLSTRRVMTLLRDPPAQGKYAALKGLLLRRYSLSDAERAEKLLSIAGLGDGWRISLHPPLSSTAAGSSARWPCQLPAIGHEGLPLPCGRGGSHPPGYQDFRRPDGYSGPTSVFPLPLTDAPRALRLVHCGRNRCTAAPRKGALFLSPAFWSEGTALPPALQFPDPGKRACQRSVAAATAGNKERLLFLEDSRSGRRFLVDSGSQKSLLPPAGSDRLAEGCGPLLTAANGSPIKTFGERTTPGPPTFEPPPAFPARLHQPRSQDGPSSACSLPPRFSRAGRLLRPRVLD